From the uncultured Fibrobacter sp. genome, one window contains:
- a CDS encoding RNA polymerase sigma factor RpoD/SigA, which produces MSDANEALYFRDLNRFPTLSPQEEEALLAIIKSDQAEEIRKTALQRLIRGNLRFVVSVARKYQGRGLSLLDLINEGNIGLFKAAKRFDMGKDVKFISYAVWWIRQSIQKALFEQVGAVRIPPNKLALVNRFKRALMQNDGDYDRTIAMDEFAPFEKDIVEVMEKIVDISLDAPIGDGPNVGGNGDTVSTLMDVLGSDGNQDEDMEKDERKKLIQETLSALPQREEEILRMFYGLDTVEDTTLKDIGEDLKLSRERVRQIKNKTLRRLQKSKEHKEKLADFLEK; this is translated from the coding sequence ATGAGTGATGCAAACGAAGCGCTTTATTTCAGGGACCTGAACCGGTTTCCTACCCTGAGTCCTCAGGAAGAGGAGGCTCTTCTTGCGATTATCAAGAGCGACCAGGCGGAAGAAATCCGTAAGACAGCCCTGCAGCGTCTTATTCGCGGCAACCTCCGTTTTGTGGTGAGTGTTGCACGAAAGTACCAGGGGCGCGGTCTTTCCCTGTTGGATTTGATAAACGAAGGTAATATCGGTCTTTTCAAGGCGGCTAAGCGCTTTGACATGGGCAAGGATGTCAAGTTTATCTCCTATGCCGTCTGGTGGATTCGCCAGTCTATCCAGAAGGCCCTGTTTGAACAGGTGGGTGCGGTTCGAATTCCGCCCAACAAGCTTGCCTTGGTGAATCGCTTTAAACGAGCCCTGATGCAAAATGACGGCGATTACGACCGTACCATTGCGATGGATGAGTTTGCTCCCTTCGAAAAAGACATCGTCGAAGTCATGGAAAAGATCGTGGACATCTCGTTGGATGCTCCCATTGGCGATGGTCCGAATGTCGGCGGTAACGGCGATACCGTCAGCACCTTGATGGATGTCTTGGGCTCCGACGGCAATCAGGACGAGGATATGGAAAAGGATGAACGCAAGAAACTCATCCAGGAAACCTTGTCTGCCCTTCCGCAGCGTGAAGAAGAAATCCTTCGAATGTTCTACGGCCTCGATACGGTCGAGGACACCACGCTTAAGGATATTGGAGAGGACTTGAAACTGAGCCGCGAGCGTGTGCGTCAGATCAAGAATAAGACCTTGCGTCGGTTGCAAAAGAGCAAGGAGCATAAAGAAAAACTGGCTGATTTTTTGGAAAAGTAA
- a CDS encoding DUF971 domain-containing protein, with protein sequence MIQPKKVFRTKDGRLGFEWNDGSRGACPVRDLRLACPCALCVDEHTGEKLLDESTVPSDIALVKVQSIGRYAAGLTFSDGHNSGIYPYEKLYALTKIK encoded by the coding sequence ATGATCCAGCCTAAAAAAGTTTTCAGGACAAAGGATGGTCGTCTTGGCTTTGAATGGAATGACGGTTCTCGCGGAGCGTGTCCCGTTCGCGATTTGAGGCTTGCGTGCCCCTGCGCCCTGTGTGTTGACGAACATACGGGTGAAAAGCTTTTGGATGAATCTACCGTGCCTTCCGATATTGCGCTTGTCAAGGTGCAGTCTATCGGTCGCTATGCGGCGGGCCTCACCTTTAGCGACGGCCACAATTCGGGAATTTACCCTTACGAAAAGTTATACGCCTTGACGAAAATAAAGTAA
- a CDS encoding Mrp/NBP35 family ATP-binding protein, giving the protein MQLNEQTILKALQAVQDPDLHKNIVELNFVQNLKIEGDKVSFDLRLTTPACPIRDKFKDQCIAIVKSLGASDVQVTFTAQGRVENSNTASQAPKVSYIGDVAHVVAVASGKGGVGKSTVTANLAMALSLSGARVGILDADIYGPSMGLMFGIDRAPEVFEDNTIAPVEAKGGISIVSMCMFADSDKATIWRGPMVSQMIQHFIHHVRWGKLDYLLVDFPPGTGDIQLTLTQNCPMAGAVVVTTPQEVALADCRKGLAMFDSVGVPVVGVVENMSYFICDQCGKAHHIFREGGGERIAKSWGVPVIAKVPLEPAVADCGDQGTPAVLRYPNSESAKSFMQAADAMVRTLAVFKTEGDGVLKTFNYEFAELPEEDV; this is encoded by the coding sequence ATGCAACTGAACGAACAAACGATACTCAAGGCCCTGCAGGCGGTTCAAGATCCCGACCTGCACAAGAACATTGTCGAACTGAACTTTGTTCAGAATTTGAAAATTGAAGGCGACAAGGTGAGTTTTGATCTGCGCCTTACGACGCCCGCGTGTCCTATCCGTGACAAGTTCAAGGACCAGTGCATTGCGATTGTGAAGTCTCTCGGTGCCTCCGATGTGCAGGTGACGTTTACCGCCCAAGGCCGCGTGGAAAATTCCAATACGGCCTCGCAGGCTCCAAAGGTCTCTTACATTGGCGATGTGGCGCACGTGGTAGCGGTTGCTAGTGGCAAGGGCGGTGTCGGAAAATCGACCGTGACGGCAAACCTCGCGATGGCGCTCAGTCTTTCCGGTGCCCGCGTGGGAATTCTGGATGCCGATATTTATGGCCCGAGCATGGGACTCATGTTCGGTATCGACCGAGCTCCCGAAGTTTTTGAAGACAATACGATTGCCCCGGTCGAAGCGAAGGGTGGCATCAGCATCGTTTCGATGTGCATGTTTGCCGATTCCGACAAGGCGACCATTTGGCGCGGCCCGATGGTGTCGCAGATGATCCAGCACTTTATTCATCATGTGCGTTGGGGAAAGCTTGACTACCTGCTGGTAGACTTTCCTCCAGGAACGGGCGATATTCAGCTGACGCTTACGCAGAACTGCCCGATGGCTGGGGCCGTTGTGGTAACGACTCCGCAGGAAGTGGCTTTGGCCGACTGCCGCAAGGGACTTGCCATGTTTGATTCCGTGGGAGTTCCGGTGGTGGGCGTCGTTGAAAACATGAGCTACTTTATTTGCGACCAGTGCGGCAAGGCGCATCACATTTTCCGCGAAGGAGGTGGAGAGCGCATTGCGAAAAGCTGGGGAGTGCCCGTGATTGCGAAGGTGCCTCTCGAACCTGCCGTTGCCGACTGTGGCGACCAGGGAACCCCTGCCGTGTTGCGCTACCCGAATTCGGAATCGGCCAAGTCGTTTATGCAGGCTGCCGATGCCATGGTGCGTACGCTCGCGGTATTCAAGACCGAAGGTGACGGTGTGCTCAAGACGTTCAACTACGAATTCGCGGAACTTCCCGAGGAGGATGTATGA
- a CDS encoding ATP-binding cassette domain-containing protein, translating into MEFKRFEALIEMFPRVQIFSTEGEDLDRVITHFLNQQENVSTMSEAMQRKIQHALAPFFQQRFISLHDEEAPLVRHLLLKKKFFLQTDRYIDDMAWPETDPVKLDEALSIADLSVEILDRKLLSLSNGELRRVLLARMWMEKPEWVYFNDLFGGLDPEYRRHLATSVVALSKRPGLKVAVRLAREDELLPDIPAFVYANKTFSQYVGELPREMAAPKYTKKELKDYEIVDLGSPDTSDPEILFDLKNVNVQFGDTLVLKNLNWTVRKGEHWAVMGENGAGKSTLLGMLTADHPQIYKNDITLLGERPGHGLNIWEHKAKLGFFSPELALQYREDLSLSEVLCTGFTSNLCKAENTTWEERAKAKEWLNYLGFEDVDARYRSLSPIDKRVVLMARAAIRPPKVLLLDEPTQGLKGEYREKIFNLLQLLSKETTIILVSHYEEEWPPCMTHLLRMPKFSM; encoded by the coding sequence ATGGAATTCAAGCGTTTTGAGGCCTTGATCGAAATGTTTCCGCGGGTGCAGATTTTCAGCACCGAAGGCGAGGACCTGGATCGGGTCATTACTCATTTTTTGAACCAGCAGGAAAATGTCTCCACGATGTCGGAGGCGATGCAGCGTAAAATTCAGCATGCACTTGCGCCTTTTTTTCAGCAACGCTTTATTAGCCTGCACGACGAAGAAGCTCCGCTGGTGCGTCATCTGCTCTTGAAGAAAAAGTTCTTCTTGCAGACGGACCGCTATATCGATGATATGGCATGGCCCGAGACGGACCCCGTGAAGTTGGATGAGGCGCTTTCGATTGCGGATTTGTCGGTCGAAATCTTGGACCGTAAACTGCTGAGCCTTTCGAACGGGGAACTGCGTCGCGTACTTTTGGCCCGCATGTGGATGGAAAAGCCGGAATGGGTGTATTTCAACGATCTGTTCGGAGGGCTTGATCCGGAGTACCGCAGGCATTTGGCGACAAGTGTGGTGGCGCTTTCGAAACGCCCGGGCCTGAAGGTGGCTGTGCGCTTGGCCCGTGAAGATGAGCTTCTTCCAGACATCCCTGCGTTTGTGTATGCAAACAAGACTTTCTCTCAGTACGTGGGTGAACTTCCGCGTGAAATGGCGGCGCCCAAGTACACCAAGAAGGAACTCAAGGACTACGAGATTGTTGATCTTGGCTCTCCCGATACTTCGGACCCGGAAATCCTTTTTGACTTGAAAAACGTGAACGTTCAATTTGGCGATACGCTCGTGCTCAAGAACCTGAACTGGACAGTCCGTAAGGGTGAACACTGGGCGGTCATGGGCGAGAACGGTGCTGGCAAGAGTACACTCCTTGGAATGCTCACGGCAGACCATCCTCAGATTTACAAGAACGATATCACGCTTTTGGGGGAACGCCCGGGGCATGGCCTGAACATCTGGGAACACAAGGCGAAACTCGGATTCTTCTCGCCGGAACTGGCGCTCCAGTACCGCGAGGACTTGAGCTTGTCCGAGGTCCTGTGCACAGGCTTTACGTCGAATCTCTGCAAGGCGGAAAATACCACCTGGGAAGAACGTGCAAAGGCGAAGGAATGGCTCAATTATCTCGGTTTCGAAGATGTTGACGCCCGTTACCGTAGCTTGTCGCCGATTGACAAGCGAGTGGTTCTGATGGCTCGTGCGGCGATTAGGCCTCCCAAGGTGCTGTTGCTCGATGAACCGACGCAAGGTCTCAAGGGAGAATACCGCGAAAAGATTTTCAACCTGTTACAGCTACTTTCGAAGGAGACGACGATTATCCTGGTGAGCCACTACGAAGAGGAATGGCCGCCTTGCATGACGCACCTCCTCCGAATGCCGAAATTCTCGATGTAG
- a CDS encoding esterase, with the protein MKKSVWEPFALACAMAVSANAFTVSGKVSDSEGAAVSGASVSLLQNGLSTQTDANGEFSLHQDSSTESIMSRVMPGYISVNNGVLSFSQRSSEPVQVQIFDMMGNRLLNETLYGNGSLDLQACVKAQGAYYARVKIGSVQRDIRFTSRGNYGAAFAGKPASTRNALKKEGESDNLRVVAEGFDTLTVSLSNLDTTLSLKLTKSTPQYAYGWGLKNDPVPTRGCGKTWNRVKSGSYDFQWSKGKRTIRIDIPDNYDNNKPYRLVFGMHCMGGWAGGVQQEGYYGLKPLDTEKTTIFVAPEGNGNQAPWGQDDYLLFDELLADLQSNLCIDSSRVFSTGFSYGSMFSNGLSWNHQDVLRAVAVYETAERNIWLPQRENKGIGWMGVLGLDDNLCTPEMGRSARDIILTLNSEGGQAKNEQAEEAPRNSPHKCYDYKTVEERFPVRWCTQSGGHIWDHKDPGQQRSWVPETTWEFFNKF; encoded by the coding sequence ATGAAAAAGAGTGTTTGGGAACCTTTTGCTCTGGCCTGTGCCATGGCGGTATCGGCGAATGCTTTTACCGTCTCGGGCAAGGTCAGTGATTCTGAGGGGGCTGCCGTTAGTGGCGCTTCGGTTTCGCTTTTGCAGAACGGTCTTTCGACGCAGACCGATGCTAATGGCGAATTTAGCTTGCATCAGGATTCGTCGACAGAATCGATTATGAGTCGAGTGATGCCGGGCTATATTAGCGTGAATAACGGGGTGCTTTCGTTTTCGCAGCGTTCTAGCGAACCCGTCCAGGTGCAGATTTTTGATATGATGGGCAACCGCCTGCTGAATGAAACCCTGTATGGCAATGGAAGCCTTGATTTGCAGGCTTGCGTCAAGGCGCAGGGAGCCTATTATGCCCGTGTAAAGATTGGCTCTGTCCAAAGGGATATCCGCTTTACTTCCCGTGGTAATTATGGCGCTGCATTTGCGGGCAAACCGGCAAGTACCCGCAACGCTCTTAAAAAGGAAGGCGAATCCGACAATCTTCGCGTGGTTGCAGAGGGCTTTGATACGCTTACCGTAAGCCTTTCGAATTTGGATACTACGCTTTCGCTCAAGCTTACAAAGTCTACTCCGCAGTATGCGTACGGCTGGGGGCTCAAGAACGATCCCGTTCCTACCCGTGGATGTGGCAAGACTTGGAATCGCGTAAAGTCCGGCAGCTACGATTTTCAGTGGAGCAAGGGTAAGCGCACCATCCGCATCGATATTCCCGATAACTATGACAACAACAAACCTTACCGTTTGGTGTTCGGTATGCACTGCATGGGCGGCTGGGCCGGTGGCGTGCAACAGGAAGGCTACTATGGCCTGAAACCGCTCGATACCGAGAAAACGACGATTTTTGTGGCTCCCGAAGGTAACGGTAACCAGGCTCCGTGGGGGCAAGATGACTACCTACTTTTCGATGAACTTCTGGCAGACTTGCAGAGCAATCTTTGCATCGATTCTAGTCGCGTGTTCTCTACGGGCTTCAGCTACGGTTCCATGTTCAGTAACGGTCTTTCCTGGAACCATCAGGATGTACTCCGAGCCGTTGCAGTGTACGAAACGGCTGAACGGAATATATGGCTCCCGCAGCGTGAAAATAAGGGAATCGGCTGGATGGGCGTTCTGGGGCTCGATGACAACCTCTGTACTCCTGAAATGGGCCGCAGCGCCCGCGACATCATCTTGACGCTCAATTCTGAAGGTGGCCAGGCCAAAAATGAGCAGGCAGAAGAAGCTCCGCGCAATTCTCCGCATAAGTGCTACGACTACAAAACGGTCGAGGAACGTTTCCCGGTTCGCTGGTGTACGCAGTCTGGCGGTCACATTTGGGATCATAAGGATCCGGGACAGCAACGATCTTGGGTTCCTGAGACCACTTGGGAATTCTTCAACAAGTTCTAG
- a CDS encoding HAD family hydrolase: MLQKKSLIVFDLDGTLFNTLGDLAVAVNYALRHFGLPEHDEQRVRTFIGNGSMKLIERSMGEAALPENMARTGITIEMVHKVYSDFYWEHCTERTHPNPGIVDFLNRTTVRVAMLTNKPLRPSEKILEHFHLRDRFEFILCGDTTPERKPSPAGLLKIIEMAGVSKEETVMVGDDQPDILAARNAGVDCITLLCGFGKPVNLLPLTPENTVESYESLCKLLLMV; the protein is encoded by the coding sequence ATGCTCCAAAAGAAATCCCTCATTGTATTTGACCTCGACGGTACGCTGTTCAATACCCTAGGCGACCTTGCCGTGGCGGTAAATTATGCGCTGCGTCATTTCGGCCTCCCGGAACATGACGAACAGCGTGTGCGGACTTTTATTGGAAACGGTTCGATGAAGTTGATCGAGCGTAGCATGGGGGAGGCGGCGCTCCCTGAAAATATGGCTCGCACGGGCATAACCATTGAAATGGTTCACAAGGTCTATTCGGATTTTTACTGGGAACACTGTACCGAGCGTACGCACCCGAATCCGGGAATAGTCGATTTCCTGAACCGCACCACAGTCCGAGTGGCGATGCTTACGAACAAGCCGCTTCGCCCGAGCGAAAAGATCCTCGAACATTTTCACCTCCGCGACCGCTTTGAATTTATCCTTTGCGGCGATACGACGCCTGAACGAAAGCCAAGTCCCGCGGGTCTCCTGAAGATTATCGAGATGGCGGGGGTATCGAAAGAAGAAACGGTGATGGTGGGGGATGACCAACCGGACATTCTTGCGGCCCGCAATGCCGGTGTCGATTGCATTACGCTCCTTTGTGGCTTTGGAAAACCGGTAAACCTGTTGCCGCTCACGCCTGAAAATACGGTCGAAAGCTATGAAAGTCTTTGTAAACTATTGTTAATGGTTTGA